AGCTTCTCAAAGATTTAGGGGATTATTTTGTGGTGAATGTGTCGTCTCCCAATACTCCCGGACTGCGCTCCCTACAGGATGCCGGCCAGCTTGCCACGATTTTGGACGCTTTGCAACAAGAAAACCAGAACAGTAAGCCGATTTTGGTTAAAATCGCACCGGATCTGGAATGGGAGGCGATTTCACAGGCGATTGAGGTGGCCAAACAGTACCGGCTGGCTGGAATTATTGCGACGAATACCACCATTCGCCGGGATACTTTGAAGACTGAGTTATTATCACAAACAGGGAAATCTGTCAAAGAAGAAGCGGGGGGAATTAGCGGATTCCCGCTCAAACAGCGATCAACAGAGGTGATCCGGTTTATCTGGCAGCAAACTGAAGGACAGTTGGCAATTATTGGCACCGGCGGCGTATTTACTGCTGAGGATGCCTGGGAAAAAATTACAGCCGGTGCGAGTTTATTGGAAGTTTACACGGGTTTTGTTTATGAGGGACCCTGGATGGTGCGCCGAATTCTCGCCGGCTTGCTGCAAAAGTTGGAGGAACGGGGGTTGGGTAATATTTCTGAAGCGGTTGGATTGGAAGGGGGGAAGGGTTAGGGGGAGACAAACCTCTGGCTTGTTTAACTTGTTGCATCCTGAAATAAGAAGCCTGAGTCTGCTAAAACATAAAGGTTCAATGCTGCTGTCATTCTAGATTTATGCTGCATAAAAGGTTTCTCCTTCGCCGGCGCTTTTTCTTCGTGCTGTTAGGATTGGGTGCGGCGCTGACACCACTGATGTTGAACTACTATGTCAATGCTGTGACTAGCAGCCGGCGCTACACGGATATTTCTCAAGTGCCTGAAGAGGATGTGGCGGTTGTTTTTGGGGCAGGTGTGTGGGAGGATGGTAGCCCGACGCCGATGCTGGCTGATCGGGTACAAGCTGCAGTGGATCTCTACAAAGAAGGGCGGGTTCGCAAACTCTTGATGACTGGCGATAACAGCAGCGAAGATTATAACGAAGTGAAAGCGATGCAGGAATACGCTGCTGAACGCGGAGTGCCGGCTAAGGATATTCAGTTGGATTATGCCGGTTTTAGCACTTATGAAAGCTGCTATCGGGCGAAGGAAATTTTTGGGGTGAAACAGGCTGTTTTAATTACGCAAAGTTACCATTTGCCGCGTGCGGTTTACACTTGCCGGCAGCTAGGTGTGGATGCTGTTGGCTTAGGAACGCCCGATTGGGAAAAATATCGAGATCGCTCAATGATGCGCTATGCCGGGCGTGAGGTGTTGGCTGTAATTAAGGCGCTATGGGAGGTTCATGTTACTCGTCCAGAACCTACTTTTTTGGGTCCATTTGAGGGAATTAAGTGAGGTGTTGTGGGAAGTTGTATAAGAGTTTTTTAACCACAGATGCACACAGATAAACACAGATGTAGGCATAGCCTGTGGTTAGGTAGAGGCAGATAATTTGATGGTTTTTGGGATAGGAACATTGCCTGTTGGGGCTTTTTTTTAGTGAGTGAGTTTTGTATTTAACGGGCATAATATTTAGCTGTTCATAAACATAATAGGAAAGTAAATGGCTCTTTATCTCGATTCGGCAATTATTAGTGAAGCTCAATCTGCTAGCAAATTGGGGTGGGTTACTGGTATTACGACGAACCCGACTCTTTTAGGTAAAAGTGATTTAGCGCCGGCAGAAACGCTTAAGCAATTGAAAGCGATTATTTCTGGAGAGTTGTATTACCAACTCACGGCTTCTGATTTTGATGGCATGGTGGCGGAAGGAAAGGCGGCATTTGAATTGATCGGTGAGCAAACTGTGTTGAAGGTGCCGGCAACTGAGGTGGGTTTTCGGGTTGTGGCGTCTCTTTCACCGAATATACCTTGTTCGGTTACAGCAATTTATAGTCCAGCGCAGGCGGTTGTGGCAAAAGAAGCAGGGGCGAAATACGCGATCGCTTATGTTAATCGTGCTACTCGGCTGTTGGGGGATGGGGTGGCTTTGGTGCGAGATATGGCGAGTGTGTTAGCAGGCAGTCAGACAAAAATTTTAGCAGCGAGTGTAAAATCTCCAGAAGAAGCGGTGGCGACATTACAAGCAGGGGCGCATCATTTAACTTTACCGATGCCGGTTTTGCTGGCAATGGCAACTCATGAATTATCGCAGCAAACTGTTGATGAGTTTGCTAACAATGGACGCGGCATTTTGGGATGAAAGTGTGCCGGTGATTGAAGTTACAGCGCTTTTGAGAGATATGAGGTACACTCAAGGGAACATTAAAGGTATTGAGAATCATAATGAAACCGTACTCAGTAGATTTGCGAGAAAAAATAGTCAATGCTTACGAC
The Microcoleus sp. FACHB-672 DNA segment above includes these coding regions:
- a CDS encoding SanA/YdcF family protein, which encodes MLHKRFLLRRRFFFVLLGLGAALTPLMLNYYVNAVTSSRRYTDISQVPEEDVAVVFGAGVWEDGSPTPMLADRVQAAVDLYKEGRVRKLLMTGDNSSEDYNEVKAMQEYAAERGVPAKDIQLDYAGFSTYESCYRAKEIFGVKQAVLITQSYHLPRAVYTCRQLGVDAVGLGTPDWEKYRDRSMMRYAGREVLAVIKALWEVHVTRPEPTFLGPFEGIK
- a CDS encoding transaldolase family protein, which codes for MALYLDSAIISEAQSASKLGWVTGITTNPTLLGKSDLAPAETLKQLKAIISGELYYQLTASDFDGMVAEGKAAFELIGEQTVLKVPATEVGFRVVASLSPNIPCSVTAIYSPAQAVVAKEAGAKYAIAYVNRATRLLGDGVALVRDMASVLAGSQTKILAASVKSPEEAVATLQAGAHHLTLPMPVLLAMATHELSQQTVDEFANNGRGILG
- a CDS encoding quinone-dependent dihydroorotate dehydrogenase, encoding MDIYRSGIRPVLFSGLNVDSEWLHHQTMDLLSWLNRQGDHPPASWIQSQFQRSCCFSDTRLEQKLWGLNFSNPVGLAAGFDKDGVAAGVWASFGFGFAELGTVTLQAQAGNPRPRLFRLPADQAVLNRMGFNNQGAAAMAARLSSSPPHLPVVDDPEAVTDRNIPIGINLGKSKVTPLEEAAADYLGSFQLLKDLGDYFVVNVSSPNTPGLRSLQDAGQLATILDALQQENQNSKPILVKIAPDLEWEAISQAIEVAKQYRLAGIIATNTTIRRDTLKTELLSQTGKSVKEEAGGISGFPLKQRSTEVIRFIWQQTEGQLAIIGTGGVFTAEDAWEKITAGASLLEVYTGFVYEGPWMVRRILAGLLQKLEERGLGNISEAVGLEGGKG